In a single window of the Oecophyllibacter saccharovorans genome:
- a CDS encoding murein hydrolase activator EnvC family protein: protein MGSTAALQGAAVARSAVTGHPGTRAAHHHQIAHSSGAHRTAASARHGTARTAEGPDKAGLARLSSALQEISASRQALQQGLEARLQLIATRKAALEQASSRVAHNTEALARLTRQQKRIEAQLARLQRRHQVTETRRAALLENTAALQQERLQVTRQEISLLPLTEQLTDYPGLILLPPAAPDRPAAEQAADRPVQVQALLPSLLALRLAVNAQRETRLSARTDRLETQEEALARTSQQLEASRLDQERGRQLGLTLTQQAQQEARQATTEMEAARQKLLEARRNAQALTDEIEVLVRREAEQQMRLQAEARRLARAHQAAAAHRADRAAQALSGAGLARGGGRAPVQGVLATRWGESTEGGPATGITWRTSSQVPVISPCSGHLLYAGAFRSFGNMVILDCGRGTRFVLAGFGAITSPAGASLTRGTPIGRMPAGPGALFVQLRQGSRAVNPAPYLR from the coding sequence ATGGGCAGCACAGCCGCTCTGCAGGGAGCGGCTGTTGCCCGTTCCGCTGTGACGGGACATCCCGGCACCAGGGCTGCCCATCACCACCAGATCGCCCACAGCTCAGGCGCCCACCGGACCGCAGCCTCTGCCAGACATGGAACAGCCAGAACCGCAGAAGGCCCAGACAAAGCGGGGCTGGCACGCCTGTCCTCGGCCCTGCAGGAAATCTCAGCCAGTCGTCAGGCCCTGCAACAGGGCCTTGAAGCACGCCTGCAGCTTATTGCCACCCGCAAAGCAGCCCTTGAGCAGGCTTCAAGCCGGGTCGCGCATAATACGGAAGCGCTGGCCCGGCTCACCCGGCAGCAGAAAAGAATTGAGGCTCAGCTGGCCCGGCTCCAGCGCCGCCACCAGGTTACTGAAACCAGACGGGCAGCCCTGCTGGAAAACACCGCTGCCCTTCAGCAGGAGCGCCTGCAGGTTACGCGCCAGGAAATCTCCCTGCTGCCCCTGACCGAGCAGCTTACGGACTATCCAGGCCTGATTCTGCTGCCGCCTGCTGCCCCTGACCGGCCTGCAGCTGAACAGGCAGCAGACAGGCCAGTGCAAGTCCAGGCTCTACTGCCCTCCCTGTTGGCGTTGCGCCTGGCGGTCAATGCCCAGCGGGAAACCCGGCTTTCAGCACGCACAGACCGGCTAGAAACCCAGGAAGAGGCTCTGGCACGCACAAGCCAGCAGCTGGAAGCCAGCCGCCTTGATCAGGAACGCGGTCGCCAGCTGGGGCTGACCTTGACCCAGCAGGCACAGCAGGAAGCCCGGCAGGCCACCACTGAGATGGAAGCCGCCCGACAGAAGCTGCTTGAAGCACGCAGAAACGCTCAGGCGCTGACCGATGAGATTGAAGTTCTGGTCCGTCGCGAAGCCGAGCAGCAGATGCGCCTGCAGGCCGAAGCACGCAGACTGGCACGTGCACATCAGGCGGCCGCGGCCCACAGGGCCGACCGCGCAGCGCAGGCCCTGAGCGGCGCGGGACTGGCACGCGGGGGCGGGCGGGCACCTGTTCAGGGCGTTCTGGCCACCCGCTGGGGCGAAAGCACGGAGGGAGGACCTGCAACCGGCATCACCTGGCGCACCAGCAGCCAGGTTCCCGTTATCTCCCCCTGCAGCGGTCATCTTCTCTATGCCGGGGCTTTCCGCTCGTTCGGCAACATGGTCATTCTCGATTGCGGGCGTGGAACGCGTTTTGTTCTGGCAGGGTTCGGCGCCATTACCAGCCCTGCGGGCGCCTCCCTCACACGTGGCACACCGATCGGACGCATGCCGGCAGGGCCCGGAGCGCTTTTCGTCCAGCTGCGCCAAGGCAGTCGCGCCGTCAATCCGGCCCCTTATCTGCGCTAG
- a CDS encoding S41 family peptidase, whose protein sequence is MKFRTGLMLGLALASSCSLACLQASAALAKTSAPLTNGAHAKPSAATANTDANNAETVRLLTLLGTVMDIVRSEYVEPVTNKTLILNALNGMVGDLDPHSAYMTSQQLHDMQDEISGQFGGLGLQVQMDAKHVRVVSPIDGTPAAKAGILPGDVILMVDGKSIADLSLDQAVRKMRGKPGSLITLTLLRPKTGKTFTVTLKREIIHVQIVRSALYGRIGYLRLTEFDDSAEHELRKAYHALEREVAHTPGKTLDGLILDLRSDPGGKLDQAIAVARDFIPQGEIVSTRGRHPENNQHWDATGTDLTHGLPIIVLTNSGSASASEIVAGALKDHHRALILGERTFGKGSVQTIIPISDQGALRLTTARYYTPSGQSIQGHGITPDVPVAESRDDDALYTFHESDLAHVLSNIGSSKEKAAPTPNLPAAARAVPHLPPENWPAFNPANPETDFQLQQALHLLDNLTNTPAPKGPIAPTLIDGKKPDLPPLPLAAGGLHKDTETGLQKKSTVQQPPPARPAAKAPAAHASQGTH, encoded by the coding sequence ATGAAGTTCAGAACGGGCCTGATGCTGGGTCTTGCCCTTGCCTCCTCGTGCTCCCTCGCCTGTCTTCAGGCTTCAGCAGCCCTGGCTAAAACATCTGCTCCCCTAACCAATGGCGCCCATGCCAAGCCTTCTGCCGCCACTGCAAACACCGATGCCAACAATGCCGAAACGGTCCGTCTTCTGACCCTGCTCGGGACGGTCATGGACATCGTGCGGTCAGAATATGTCGAGCCGGTCACCAACAAGACCCTGATTCTCAACGCGCTCAACGGCATGGTCGGTGATCTGGACCCGCACTCCGCCTACATGACTTCCCAGCAGCTGCATGACATGCAGGATGAGATTTCCGGTCAGTTCGGCGGGTTGGGGCTGCAGGTGCAGATGGATGCCAAACATGTGCGCGTCGTCTCACCCATCGACGGCACACCCGCTGCTAAGGCAGGCATCCTGCCTGGTGACGTCATTCTCATGGTCGATGGCAAAAGCATCGCCGATCTCAGCCTGGATCAGGCGGTGCGCAAGATGCGCGGCAAGCCCGGCTCCCTCATCACCCTCACCCTCCTGCGCCCCAAAACCGGCAAAACCTTCACGGTGACGCTGAAACGCGAGATCATCCACGTTCAGATCGTGCGCTCGGCCCTTTACGGCCGGATCGGGTACCTGCGCCTCACTGAGTTCGATGATTCAGCCGAACACGAGCTGCGCAAGGCCTATCATGCGCTGGAACGTGAAGTGGCACACACGCCCGGCAAAACGCTGGATGGCCTGATACTCGACCTGCGCTCCGATCCAGGCGGCAAGCTTGACCAGGCCATCGCTGTCGCCCGGGATTTCATCCCACAGGGCGAGATCGTCTCCACGCGCGGTCGCCATCCTGAAAACAACCAGCACTGGGACGCCACCGGTACCGACCTGACCCACGGCCTGCCCATCATCGTCCTGACCAATTCCGGTTCAGCTTCGGCAAGCGAAATCGTCGCCGGTGCCCTTAAGGACCATCACCGCGCCCTCATCCTGGGCGAACGCACCTTCGGCAAAGGCTCTGTCCAGACGATCATCCCCATCTCCGACCAGGGTGCCCTGCGCCTGACGACGGCGCGCTATTACACACCCAGCGGGCAGTCCATCCAGGGCCACGGCATCACCCCGGACGTGCCCGTGGCCGAAAGCCGTGACGATGATGCGCTCTATACATTCCACGAATCTGATCTGGCGCACGTGCTGAGCAACATCGGCAGCAGCAAGGAGAAAGCTGCGCCTACCCCCAATCTGCCGGCAGCTGCGCGTGCCGTGCCCCATCTGCCGCCTGAAAACTGGCCTGCCTTCAATCCGGCCAATCCCGAGACCGATTTCCAGCTCCAGCAGGCCCTTCACCTCCTGGACAATCTTACCAATACGCCAGCGCCCAAAGGCCCGATCGCGCCGACGCTGATCGACGGCAAGAAGCCGGACCTGCCTCCGCTTCCCCTGGCTGCGGGCGGCCTGCACAAGGACACCGAGACAGGACTGCAGAAAAAGAGCACCGTTCAGCAGCCCCCACCTGCCAGGCCGGCCGCTAAAGCCCCTGCCGCCCATGCGTCGCAAGGAACACACTGA
- a CDS encoding RNA pyrophosphohydrolase: MSTSTDLPYRPNVGIALFNREGKLFLAQRADLPGHIWQCPQGGIDEGENLEQAAWREMMEEIGTNKAVLLAMRPGWVSYDLPPHLLGRSLGGRYRGQKQRWLVFGFTGKDSDFNLGLQTPPEFNDWRWVGVREALDGHYDLGIKRKLYETLLPELKRLFDKAPQGWWLQTPAKLR, translated from the coding sequence ATGTCAACTTCCACAGATCTCCCTTATCGACCCAATGTGGGCATTGCGCTTTTCAACCGGGAGGGAAAACTGTTCCTGGCCCAGCGCGCTGATCTGCCGGGACATATCTGGCAATGCCCGCAGGGCGGTATTGATGAAGGTGAAAACCTGGAGCAGGCCGCCTGGCGGGAGATGATGGAGGAGATCGGCACCAACAAGGCGGTGCTGCTGGCCATGCGCCCCGGCTGGGTGAGTTATGACCTCCCCCCCCATCTGCTGGGCCGGTCGCTGGGTGGCCGTTACCGGGGCCAGAAGCAGCGTTGGCTGGTTTTCGGCTTCACCGGGAAGGACAGCGACTTCAATCTCGGCCTGCAGACGCCGCCGGAGTTCAATGACTGGCGCTGGGTCGGCGTCAGGGAAGCGCTTGACGGTCATTATGATCTCGGCATCAAGCGCAAGCTTTATGAAACCCTGCTGCCCGAGCTCAAGAGGCTGTTTGACAAGGCTCCGCAGGGGTGGTGGCTTCAAACCCCTGCCAAGCTCCGCTGA
- a CDS encoding ABC transporter ATP-binding protein, with protein MKCPGQGLSAAPPASSFKLVRRIWREEIRQHPGRVGLIVLLTLLMGGLTALYPVIIRRAIDMFTAHDRRILYQVPALVLAVTGAKALAQYGQNVAVQGMVMQVVRGLQLRMLNQGLQADVASLEEEAPASWASRFTSDALALREALTRSVNALGDVVTVVGLVAAMLWMDWELSLIAVILYPLAIIPVQKLGRRVRRASGGMQEQIGATAALLTESFSLARQIRLYRMEGHERRRLGEAFRQLHDRLLQIACHRARLDPLLEVIGGGAIAFVLGFAGWRASMGGATLGDFTAFIAALFAASRPLRALGSLSTALQEGLGGVARVYEMIDTPPTVQETPDARPLPEGKGALVFSGVSYRHRDGRRGVENVTLQLLPGRTVAFVGPSGGGKSTLLSLIPRLHDVSAGRITLDGWDLRDVTLKSLRDNMAYVSQESALFDMSVLENIRLGRPEAREEEIRQLCDRLALDFLDELPQGLHSRVGPAGQYLSGGQRQRVALARALLRQPRVLLLDEATSALDSRTETRVLQALQSLRQGRTTLVVAHRLATIQQADLIIVVEEGGIAEQGTHETLMRKNGLYARLVHHQSLEQPLG; from the coding sequence ATGAAGTGTCCAGGTCAAGGACTGTCCGCTGCGCCGCCGGCATCCAGCTTCAAACTGGTGCGGCGCATCTGGCGTGAAGAAATCCGCCAGCATCCAGGCCGGGTAGGACTCATCGTTCTGCTTACCCTGCTTATGGGCGGGCTGACGGCGCTTTATCCGGTCATCATCCGTCGTGCTATCGACATGTTCACAGCCCATGACAGGCGCATTCTCTACCAGGTGCCTGCGCTCGTCCTGGCGGTCACCGGCGCCAAAGCTCTGGCCCAGTACGGGCAGAACGTGGCGGTGCAGGGCATGGTGATGCAGGTGGTGCGCGGTCTGCAGCTGCGGATGCTCAATCAGGGTCTCCAGGCTGATGTCGCTTCCCTTGAAGAAGAGGCGCCGGCAAGCTGGGCGTCACGTTTCACCAGTGATGCGCTGGCCCTTCGTGAGGCGCTGACCCGTTCTGTCAATGCATTGGGGGATGTGGTCACTGTCGTGGGGCTGGTTGCCGCCATGCTGTGGATGGATTGGGAGCTGAGTCTGATTGCTGTCATTCTCTATCCGCTGGCGATTATCCCCGTGCAGAAGCTGGGGCGCCGGGTCAGGCGGGCTTCCGGCGGGATGCAGGAGCAGATAGGTGCGACGGCTGCCCTTCTGACAGAAAGCTTCAGCCTGGCGCGCCAGATCCGTCTCTACCGGATGGAAGGCCATGAGCGCCGTCGGTTGGGGGAAGCTTTCAGGCAGCTACATGACCGCCTGTTGCAGATTGCCTGTCACCGGGCCCGTCTCGATCCGCTTCTGGAAGTGATAGGCGGAGGCGCGATCGCCTTTGTTCTCGGCTTCGCAGGCTGGCGGGCTTCCATGGGAGGGGCGACGCTTGGGGATTTCACTGCCTTCATTGCGGCTCTTTTTGCAGCTTCGCGCCCGTTACGGGCTTTAGGGTCGTTGAGCACAGCCTTGCAGGAAGGTTTGGGCGGCGTGGCCCGGGTCTATGAGATGATCGACACGCCGCCGACTGTGCAGGAGACGCCGGATGCCCGTCCACTGCCTGAAGGCAAGGGCGCGCTTGTCTTTTCTGGCGTGTCTTACCGGCATCGTGACGGGCGGCGCGGGGTGGAAAATGTGACTCTGCAGCTTTTGCCTGGCCGGACCGTGGCTTTCGTCGGGCCGAGCGGGGGGGGTAAATCCACCTTGCTTTCGCTCATCCCCCGCCTGCATGATGTGAGCGCGGGCCGTATCACGCTGGATGGATGGGATCTGCGTGATGTGACCTTGAAAAGCCTGCGCGACAACATGGCTTATGTCAGCCAGGAGAGCGCGCTGTTTGACATGTCGGTCCTGGAAAATATTCGCCTTGGCCGCCCCGAAGCGCGTGAGGAGGAGATCCGCCAGCTCTGTGACAGGCTGGCTCTCGATTTTCTCGATGAGCTTCCCCAGGGTCTGCACAGTCGGGTCGGCCCTGCCGGGCAGTATCTTTCGGGCGGACAGCGGCAGCGCGTCGCCCTGGCGCGTGCGCTTCTGCGTCAGCCGAGGGTGCTGCTGCTGGATGAGGCGACGAGTGCGCTGGATTCACGCACTGAGACCCGGGTCCTCCAGGCCTTGCAGAGCTTGCGCCAGGGGCGCACGACCCTGGTCGTCGCTCACCGGCTGGCTACCATACAACAGGCCGATCTGATCATTGTGGTGGAGGAAGGGGGAATAGCTGAACAGGGCACGCATGAAACGCTGATGCGAAAAAACGGGCTTTACGCCCGTCTGGTGCATCATCAGAGTCTGGAGCAGCCTCTGGGTTGA
- a CDS encoding CCA tRNA nucleotidyltransferase yields the protein MPDTRRVLSHHEEQLPSAGEDTHASEQEKLIWQRLSVLPERAGVERIWSVLPQARLVGGCVRDFLCGRPVHDIDMASPLPPEEATPLLEAAGLKVVPTGLAHGTLTVVHESRPYELTTLRHDVETDGRHAVVAWTDDWREDAARRDFTINALSFDRAGKLHDEFGGVKDLAEGRVRFVGNAARRLEEDALRALRFFRFQARYGSGTPDGEAVAAIRAGVELTRRLSVERVASELLRLLTGPRLLPTLRLMEETTLLNVLLPQAQLAGLARLLACGNMTEDEEAPSLSAVSSVQAQGRNEESEREERLGLLRLYALCPDEGLGARLKLSRLARHRLHVFAQNVPELSPDMTDDDLRRAAAGQELSLLEDRSWLLQAAELGRPDAGWEALRARLGAMTRPVFPLSGKDGLACGLQPGPALGQWLCRTRDWWLSEGCRPDAQACRQWLAQEIQRSESIR from the coding sequence TTGCCTGATACACGTCGCGTTTTGAGCCACCATGAAGAGCAGCTTCCGTCGGCCGGGGAAGACACGCACGCGTCAGAGCAGGAGAAACTGATCTGGCAGCGTCTGTCGGTCCTGCCGGAACGCGCAGGCGTGGAACGCATCTGGTCTGTTCTGCCGCAGGCCCGGCTGGTGGGCGGATGCGTGCGGGATTTCCTGTGCGGGCGGCCTGTGCACGACATTGACATGGCAAGTCCCCTGCCGCCCGAAGAGGCGACACCCCTTCTGGAAGCGGCAGGGCTGAAAGTGGTTCCGACCGGTCTGGCGCATGGCACGCTGACCGTTGTGCATGAATCGCGGCCTTATGAACTTACGACCCTGCGCCATGATGTGGAGACGGATGGCCGTCATGCTGTCGTGGCCTGGACGGATGACTGGCGAGAGGATGCCGCGCGCCGGGACTTCACGATCAATGCCCTTTCATTTGATCGGGCCGGAAAACTGCATGATGAATTCGGCGGTGTGAAGGATCTGGCCGAGGGGCGGGTCCGCTTCGTGGGGAATGCTGCGCGCAGGCTGGAGGAAGATGCCCTGCGCGCTTTGAGGTTTTTCCGCTTTCAGGCCCGTTACGGAAGCGGCACCCCTGATGGGGAAGCCGTGGCAGCCATTCGGGCAGGCGTGGAGCTGACCCGCCGGCTTTCGGTGGAGCGGGTGGCTTCGGAGCTGTTGCGGCTTCTGACGGGGCCCAGGCTTTTGCCCACCCTGCGCCTGATGGAAGAGACGACCCTGCTGAATGTTCTTCTGCCCCAGGCACAGCTGGCAGGGCTTGCCCGCCTGCTCGCCTGCGGGAATATGACGGAGGATGAAGAGGCGCCCTCTTTGTCTGCAGTGTCTTCAGTACAGGCACAGGGCAGGAACGAAGAAAGCGAACGGGAAGAGCGCCTGGGGCTTCTGCGCCTTTATGCCCTGTGTCCTGATGAGGGGCTCGGGGCGCGCCTGAAGCTTTCACGTCTGGCGCGTCACCGATTGCACGTTTTTGCGCAGAATGTCCCTGAACTCAGTCCGGACATGACCGATGACGACCTGCGCCGTGCGGCAGCCGGGCAGGAGCTGTCCCTGCTGGAAGACCGCAGCTGGCTGCTGCAGGCAGCCGAGCTGGGGCGGCCGGATGCGGGCTGGGAAGCCTTGCGGGCGCGGCTCGGTGCCATGACGCGCCCGGTCTTTCCCCTGAGCGGCAAGGACGGATTGGCATGCGGGCTTCAGCCGGGCCCGGCACTGGGCCAGTGGCTGTGCAGAACCCGGGACTGGTGGCTGTCAGAAGGGTGCCGTCCTGATGCGCAGGCCTGCAGGCAATGGCTGGCGCAGGAAATCCAGCGCAGCGAATCCATCCGCTGA
- a CDS encoding DUF1285 domain-containing protein, with product MKNTCLVSARQRQGVSLLAGGGVPIGQWRQRVSSVPRLPFRIRKDGTWYCCGQPVRRKELRCLFASMMERDAQGRYWLDLGGRKGVIEVEDAPFLAVALDFTGSDARSQNICLRTNTDELISLGQDRPLHCDWQRGGQVPAYVEMGSRQGGDSLLARVSRPVMFELTALAIPERVGGQTCLGVWSRKCFFPLTRLDP from the coding sequence ATGAAAAATACGTGTCTGGTGAGCGCTCGGCAACGCCAGGGCGTATCGCTTCTGGCAGGAGGAGGAGTGCCGATCGGGCAATGGCGGCAAAGGGTGTCTTCCGTGCCGCGCCTGCCTTTCAGAATCAGAAAGGACGGTACCTGGTACTGCTGCGGCCAGCCGGTACGGCGAAAAGAGCTGCGGTGTCTTTTCGCTTCCATGATGGAACGTGACGCTCAGGGTCGTTACTGGCTTGACCTGGGAGGACGGAAAGGCGTCATTGAAGTGGAAGATGCGCCCTTTCTGGCGGTGGCATTGGATTTCACGGGGTCTGACGCGCGCTCACAGAATATCTGCCTGCGGACCAATACCGACGAGCTGATCAGCCTTGGTCAGGACCGGCCCTTGCACTGTGACTGGCAGCGCGGGGGTCAGGTACCGGCCTATGTGGAAATGGGCAGCAGACAGGGCGGCGATTCCCTGCTGGCGCGCGTGAGCCGGCCGGTCATGTTTGAGCTGACAGCCCTTGCCATCCCGGAACGTGTGGGCGGTCAGACATGTCTGGGTGTCTGGAGCCGGAAATGCTTCTTTCCCTTGACGCGCCTGGACCCTTGA
- a CDS encoding AAA family ATPase, whose product MSDQSASLTQPPGAVPDSQQEGAATVAEADRLAPRLKELQQAIGSVVLGQDEVISQVLTAILGGGHALLMGAPGLGKTLLVKTTARVLGLENSRIQFTPDLMPSDITGAEILETDENGQRHFRFLPGPIFSQLVLADEINRASPRTQAALLQAMAEGAVTQGGKTWPLPRPFHVLATQNPIEQEGTYPLPEAQLDRFMLQISLQPPAREAERRMLLATTGSTQAEAPRLLTAGELLQAQALVRRLPVGDKVVDAIIALVRSLRPAEPGASEQVTQYLDYGPGPRAGQALMMATRARALLDGRLAPSLDDVRALAEPVLAHRLGLNYAAQAEGYTPAGIVAAQTARLS is encoded by the coding sequence ATGAGTGACCAATCCGCTTCCCTGACGCAGCCGCCCGGCGCCGTGCCTGATTCCCAGCAGGAAGGGGCTGCGACAGTGGCGGAAGCTGACCGTCTGGCACCGCGCCTCAAAGAGCTGCAGCAGGCCATCGGAAGCGTCGTGCTGGGCCAGGACGAAGTGATCAGCCAGGTGCTCACCGCCATTCTCGGCGGCGGCCATGCCCTGCTGATGGGTGCACCGGGGCTGGGCAAGACCCTGCTGGTCAAGACAACGGCCCGGGTACTGGGACTGGAGAACTCCCGCATCCAGTTCACACCTGACCTGATGCCCTCCGACATTACCGGCGCTGAAATTCTCGAGACGGATGAGAACGGACAGCGGCATTTCCGCTTCCTGCCAGGGCCGATCTTCAGCCAGCTCGTTCTGGCAGATGAAATCAACCGGGCCAGCCCCCGAACACAGGCCGCCCTGCTGCAGGCGATGGCTGAAGGTGCCGTTACCCAGGGCGGCAAAACCTGGCCCCTGCCGCGCCCCTTTCATGTCCTGGCTACACAGAACCCCATTGAGCAGGAAGGCACTTATCCCCTGCCTGAAGCGCAGCTGGACCGTTTCATGCTGCAGATCAGCCTGCAGCCCCCTGCCCGCGAGGCCGAACGGCGCATGCTGCTGGCAACCACCGGCAGCACGCAGGCTGAGGCCCCGCGCCTGCTGACGGCAGGTGAACTGCTCCAGGCCCAGGCCCTGGTGCGCCGTCTGCCGGTAGGCGACAAGGTGGTGGATGCCATCATCGCGCTTGTGCGTTCCCTGCGCCCTGCCGAGCCCGGCGCGTCAGAACAGGTAACGCAGTATCTCGACTATGGGCCCGGACCGCGGGCTGGGCAGGCCCTCATGATGGCCACCCGTGCCCGTGCCCTTCTGGACGGGCGGCTTGCCCCCAGTCTCGATGATGTGCGCGCCCTCGCAGAACCTGTTCTCGCCCATCGTCTGGGCCTCAACTATGCCGCACAGGCGGAAGGCTACACCCCTGCGGGGATCGTCGCTGCTCAGACTGCACGGTTGAGCTGA
- a CDS encoding DUF58 domain-containing protein — protein sequence MTVLNSLLGFWHKHAPGAGSHAKARLAGGRPRPTDAKSGPTRAVRALPELLLAAHPLAQALLDGPHSRKRAGDGEEFWQFRPYQPLEPASAIDWRQSARSPNPEILWVREHEQKTPRTLLIWIDPSPSMRWEPDNATETRKGVPTKSEAALTAALALGEAALKAGERVGVAGRPRLYMGPQAFGALAAALKESLAEDRPPLPPLATVPPHAQLLLVSDFLWPEKSMEEIFSACTSRPGRTALLCVLDPAERELPYRGQVRFTTPESDQTLTLPAVESLRENYRTELEGHLARLRSLQGPRSRFVLHWTDTSLLPPLMQLHAWLGKRNAAGDVRP from the coding sequence GTGACGGTTCTCAACTCCCTTCTCGGTTTCTGGCACAAACATGCCCCTGGTGCTGGATCTCACGCCAAGGCCCGGCTTGCCGGCGGTCGCCCCCGGCCGACTGACGCCAAGTCCGGTCCGACACGGGCTGTCCGTGCACTGCCCGAGCTGCTCCTGGCCGCTCATCCGCTTGCCCAGGCCCTGCTGGACGGCCCCCACAGCCGCAAACGCGCTGGAGACGGCGAGGAATTCTGGCAGTTTCGCCCCTATCAGCCCCTTGAGCCTGCCTCAGCCATTGACTGGCGCCAGTCCGCCCGCTCTCCGAATCCTGAAATTCTCTGGGTTCGTGAACATGAGCAGAAAACCCCGCGCACTCTCCTCATCTGGATCGACCCTTCACCTTCGATGCGCTGGGAACCGGATAACGCGACTGAAACCCGCAAGGGTGTACCCACCAAATCCGAGGCGGCCCTGACAGCTGCCCTGGCTCTGGGAGAAGCGGCTCTGAAAGCGGGTGAGCGGGTCGGAGTGGCAGGAAGGCCACGCCTTTATATGGGACCGCAGGCCTTCGGCGCGCTGGCCGCAGCTCTGAAGGAGAGCCTGGCAGAAGATCGACCTCCCCTGCCGCCTCTTGCTACCGTGCCCCCCCATGCCCAGCTTCTGCTGGTCAGTGATTTCCTGTGGCCCGAAAAGAGCATGGAGGAAATCTTCAGCGCCTGCACCAGCCGCCCTGGCCGCACGGCGCTGCTGTGTGTGCTTGACCCGGCAGAGCGGGAACTGCCCTACCGGGGCCAGGTGCGTTTCACGACGCCTGAAAGCGACCAGACCCTTACCTTGCCAGCTGTCGAAAGCCTGAGGGAAAACTACCGGACAGAGCTTGAGGGCCATCTGGCACGCCTGCGCAGCCTGCAAGGCCCTCGCAGCCGCTTCGTCCTCCACTGGACGGACACTTCCCTTCTGCCACCCCTCATGCAGTTGCATGCCTGGCTGGGGAAAAGGAACGCGGCTGGAGACGTACGCCCATGA